From Vitis vinifera cultivar Pinot Noir 40024 chromosome 5, ASM3070453v1, the proteins below share one genomic window:
- the LOC104879391 gene encoding disease resistance protein RPV1: protein MASTSSTSTSISTFIPQWKYDVFLSFRGEDTRFNFTDHLYANLIRRGIATFRDDDSLKRGEEIAPELLKAIEESRFSLIVFSGNYAGSRWCLDELVKIMKCRKEMKQIVVPIFYQVDPSHVRHQTGRFGKAFSNYKEDTEEMKEKVRSWRSALTEAANISGEHVKDGG, encoded by the coding sequence ATGGCTTCCACAAGTTCTACTTCTACTTCTATTTCTACTTTCATCCCACAATGGAAGTATGAtgttttcttgagttttagAGGTGAAGACACCCGATTCAATTTCACTGATCACTTGTATGCAAATTTGATTCGAAGAGGTATTGCTACCTTTAGAGATGATGATTCACTTAAGAGAGGGGAAGAGATTGCGCCTGAACTCCTAAAAGCTATTGAAGAATCAAGGTTTTCCCTAATAGTTTTCTCGGGAAACTATGCTGGTTCCAGATGGTGTTTAGATGAGCTGGTGAAGATCATGAAGTGCaggaaagaaatgaaacaaattgTGGTACCGATTTTCTACCAAGTGGATCCATCCCATGTACGGCACCAGACAGGAAGGTTTGGCAAGGCATTTTCCAATTACAAAGAAGATACAGAGGAGATGAAAGAGAAGGTGCGAAGTTGGAGGAGTGCATTGACAGAAGCAGCCAATATATCTGGAGAGCATGTGAAGGATGG